A region from the Antennarius striatus isolate MH-2024 chromosome 24, ASM4005453v1, whole genome shotgun sequence genome encodes:
- the LOC137591188 gene encoding kalirin-like isoform X3, which produces MRLGPTHGDTSTEGGSGGSHGSWLSGGADFQSVAPKVSSLLDRLQAARSHLLQSWSDRKLHLDQALQLHLFEQDATKMSEWIAHSKDLFTQSLAEVGQNHQHALDLQTQHQHFTANCMNGSVNVDSVVTVAARLAEAGHYGADRIAMVSTRLQEDWKALTAALEERSNTLAMATGFHQGAEQFLLRVEGWVQACSEGSLPSATAELEAATKKHQELNEEISANYTQVSESGKALLDVLQRCPASESDDSATKPDFTAATHGIMGVLHQVMQGHHEVEGAWQHRKLRLHQRLQLCVFQQDVRQVLDWVEQHGEVFLNKHGGVGKSLHRARALQKRHDDFQQVAQNTYTNAEKLLEAADQLAQSGECEEEEIYQAARDLELRMQAFIQRVEQRKLLLDLAVSFYTHTKELSVWMEGLQKQLSSDLCVCPDTVEALQALISQQQQQQANTQEAAMSVIREGEDLILQLRPQGSSVAHVETVLQQLEEAHVQLEELFHQRKIRLDIYLQLRILHQCTLEVTGEMDAWKQDLQKQSQDFSTEKLASPRLADGNHEKLAQDKLALGQSRLVEASPEVLTLAQQRIHRHMERRLAMNNMIYEVIQQGHDLQQYITEVQASGMELSEVEGGLSSQVEELQHLLQDKQKELQQIADHTHTHLEQNLQLRHLQSQVKQVLGWISEGEVMLSSCMLNSSCLSEAEQLQREHERLQQAIEALLHADSLQRTHQVALALQQRAELLVRSGHYDPDAVRSCAQTVALHWQTLMLRIEDRLKLVNASAAFYRTSQQVCGVLESLEQEYRREEDWCGGGDRQPEQLLPLINKHMEQKEAFLKACTLARRNAEVFLKYIHRNSVTMANISGHSITVSGVTGVTEVTGHSRVPEQQVKGILSELLQRENRVLHFWTLKKRRLDQCQQYLMFQSHAQQAMDWLQHSGDHYLATHTSPGATVAETQELLNQHREFCVSAKHTQEKVHLLIQLAESMLAKGHAHRTELRRCVSTVDKRYRDFTVRMGQYRHLLETALGGCSQDNKDLELELIPNSLSDSDPEVNLSDPSHQVSDEKRRSARKKEYIMAELLQTERVYVRDLQECIETYLWEMTSGSEDVPPGLTNKDETVFGNIQDIYEFHNSIFLKELENYEQLPEDVGHCFVTWADKFHMYVTYCRNKPDSSLLIQQHGVGFFEEVQRRHGLANSISSALIKPVQRITKYQLLLKELLACCEEGKGEIKEGLDVMLSVPKRANDAMHVSMLEGLEEGLEVQGELLLQDSFLVWEPKSLIRKGRDRHLFLFELSLIFSKEIKDSSGRTKYLYKSRLRTSELGVTEHIEGDPCKFALWVGRTPTSDNKTVLKASSLELKQEWVRSIRQVIQERRGHLRGALREPIPLPKTPNPTLGRQRSISRRDTSEDADSLGDASSQPDTVSIASRTSQNTADSDKLSGGCELVVVLLDFCSGGPGELSVRCGQTVELVERSVERSGWCLVRTTDQTPQQEGLLPMSALCLSHSHSAADMEGLAPASTTSSTTSSTSTTTSSSCNSTSSTITTSSSNSSNSTSTLSAAKDSNLYGSDGSGLQTQTSQSATSPTVFGVSGAPGGTVGSPGPKRGVSATGNTLKRWLTSPVRRLSQGKADGQKKPPIRTRRRENRSEMATPITGNAQMKARKEEAAQSGGEEEPEEESHTPLPPPMQIIKDPNNPEAMDSDQGSNESDTEQRNKALRGRMFVVNEMIQSEKDYVKDLGVIVEGFMSRLEVRGIPEDMRGKDKIVFGNIQQIYDWHRDFFLVELERCVQNHDLLADLFIRHERRLHMYVVYCQNKPRSEFIVIEYENFFEEIQHEISCRMSISDYLIKPIQRITKYQLLLKDFLKYTSKAGLDCEEIEKAVELMSLVPKRCNDMMNLGRLQGYEGKLMSQGKLLQQETFCVWEQDGGVLSRSKERRVFLFEQIIIFSELLRKGSNNPGYQFKNSIKVTYLAMQDSVDGDPCKFVLWSRGSAERFTLQASSTSIKMTWVETIATLLDAQNNFVSALQSPIEYQRKEGGFSVNRPLSSGRPPSVPPTPNGHAPQPPPDSDQDDQELVQVLQDFVAVREDEISVFRGEKVQILASNQQGQSLVYRPANSDSPAAEGWVPRSVLKTH; this is translated from the exons ATGCGTCTGGGCCCCACCCACGGTGACACCTCCACTGAAGGTGGAAGCGGAGGTAGCCATGGCAGCTGGCTGTCGGGCGGTGCAGATTTCCAGAGCGTGGCACCAAAGGTTTCTTCTCTGCTGGACCGGCTGCAGGCAGCTCGCAGTCACCTGCTGCAGAGCTGGAGCGACAGGAAGCTGCACCTGGACCAGGCACTGCAGCTGCACCTGTTTGAGCAGGACGCCACCAAG ATGTCAGAGTGGATCGCTCACAGTAAAGACCTGTTCACGCAGAGTCTGGCAGAAGTCGGCCAGAACCACCAGCACGCCCTTGACCTCCAGACACAACACCAGCACTTCACCGCCAACTGCATG AACGGCAGTGTGAATGTGGACAGTGTGGTTACGGTGGCGGCGAGGTTGGCAGAAGCAGGTCACTATGGGGCGGACCGGATCGCCATGGTTTCAACGCGGTTACAGGAAGACTGGAAGGCGCTGACGGCAGCGCTGGAGGAACGCAGCAACACACTCGCAATGGCAACGGGGTTCCACCAGGGGGCCGAGCAG ttttTGCTCAGAGTGGAGGGGTGGGTTCAGGCGTGTTCTGAAGGGTCGTTGCCGTCGGCGACGGCTGAGCTGGAAGCTGCAACAAAGAAACACCAGGAGCTGAATGAGGAGATCTCTGCTAACTACACACag GTTAGTGAGAGTGGTAAAGCCTTATTGGATGTCCTCCAGCGTTGCCCGGCATCTGAATCTGACGACTCAGCAACTAAACCAGACTTCACTGCTGCCACGCACGGCATCATGGGAGTTCTTCACCAGGTCATGCAG GGTCACCATGAGGTGGAGGGGGCGTGGCAGCATCggaagctccgcctccatcaGCGTCTGCagctttgtgtgtttcagcagGACGTGAGACAG GTGTTGGACTGGGTGGAGCAGCACGGCGAGGTTTTCCTGAACAAACACGGCGGCGTGGGGAAGTCGCTGCACCGTGCGCGAGCGCTACAGAAACGCCACGATGACTTCCAGCAGGTCGCACAG aatACTTACACTAACGCAGAGAAGCTGCTGGAGGCAGCAGACCAGCTGGCCCAGTCTGGagagtgtgaggaggaggagatctaCCAGGCGGCCAGAGACCTGGAGCTCCGCATGCAG gcgTTCATCCAGCGAGTCGAACAGAGGAAGCTGCTGCTTGACCTCGCTGTgtctttttacacacacaccaaggaG CTCTCGGTGTGGATGGAGGGCCTCCAGAAGCAGCTCTCCTCCGATCTCTGCGTGTGTCCCGACACTGTCGAGGCCCTGCAGGCTCTCAtcagccagcagcagcagcagcaagccAACACACAG GAAGCAGCGATGAGTGTCATCCGGGAAGGAGAAGACCTCATCCTGCAACTCAG GCCCCAGGGCAGCTCCGTGGCCCACGTGGAGACGGTGcttcagcagctggaggaggctcATGTTCAGCTGGAGGAACTTTTTCACCAGAGAAAGATCCGACTGGACATTTACCTTCAGCTACGAATCTTACACCAGTGCACATTGGAG GTAACCGGGGAAATGGATGCCTGGAAGCAAGATCTTCAGAAACAGTCCCAGGACTTCAGCACGGAGAAGCTAGCATCACCAAGACTAGCCGACGGCAACCATGAGAAGTTAGCCCAGGATAAGCTAGCTTTGGGCCAGTCACGGCTGGTGGAGGCTAGCCCAGAGGTGCTAACGCTAGCACAGCAGCGCATTCACAG GCACATGGAACGACGACTGGCTATGAACAATATGATCTATGAGGTCATCCAGCAAGGTCACGACCTTCAGCAGTACATCACTGAGGTCCAGGCATCAG GGATGGAGCTATCcgaggtggagggggggctcTCCTCTcaggtggaggagctgcagcacctcctgcaggacaaacagaaggAACTGCAGCAGATtgcagatcacacacacacacatctggagcAGAACCTACAGTTGAGACACCTGCAGAGCCAGGTCAAACAG GTGCTGGGCTGGATCTCAGAGGGCGAGGTCATGTTGTCGTCCTGCATGTTGAACTCCAGTTGTCTGTCCGAAGCCGAGCAGCTGCAGAGGGAGCATGAGCGCCTCCAACAGGCCATAGAG GCTCTGCTTCACGCTGACTCGCTGCAGAGGACTCACCAGGTGGCTCTAGCCCTGCAGCAGAGAGCAGAACTACTGGTCAG GTCAGGCCATTATGACCCAGATGCAGTGAGGTCTTGTGCCCAGACTGTGGCGCTACACTGGCAAACTCTGATGCTGAGGATTGAAGACAGACTCAAACTAGTCAATGCGTCTGCAGCCTTCTACAGGACCTCACAGCAG GTGTGTGGGGTGTTAGAGAGTCTGGAGCAGGAGTATCGCAGGGAGGAAGACTGGTGTGGAGGCGGGGATAGACAACCAGAGCAGCTCCTGCCCCTCATCAACAAACACATGGAGCAGAAGGAGGCATTCCTAAAG GCCTGTACTCTAGCCAGACGGAACGCTGAAGTTTTCCTCAAGTACATCCACCGCAACAGCGTAACCATGGCGAACATCTCAGGCCACAGCATCACCGTCTCTGGGGTGACAGGGGTCACCGAGGTCACCGGGCACTCCAGGGTACCAGAGCAACAGGTCAAAG gtatcCTCAGTGAGTTACTCCAGAGGGAAAACAGAGTTCTTCATTTCTGGACTTTGAAGAAACGAAGACTCGATCAATGCCAGCAGTACTTGATGTTTCAGAGCCACGCTCAGCAG GCTATGGATTGGCTGCAGCATTCAGGTGACCACTACCtggccacacacacatcaccaggAGCAACGGTGGCTGAGACGCAAGAACTGCTGAATCAGCACAGAGAGTTCTGTGTATCCGCCAAG CACACCCAGGAAAAGGTTCACTTGCTGATCCAACTAGCTGAGAGCATGCTAGCTAAAGGCCACGCCCACCGCACTGAGCTCCGGCGCTGCGTTTCCACCGTGGATAAACGTTATCGCGACTTCACCGTCAGGATGGGACAATACCGCCATCTGTTGGAAACGGCCCTCGGAGGATGCTCACAG GACAATAAGgacctggagctggagctgatcCCCAACAGTCTGTCTGACTCCGACCCGGAGGTCAACCTGTCTGACCCCAGTCACCAGGTCAGCGATGAGAAGAGACGCTCAGCCCGCAAGAAGGA GTACATCATGGCTGAGCTCCTTCAGACAGAAAGAGTCTATGTCAGAGATCTGCAGGAGTGTATTGAG ACTTACCTCTGGGAGATGACGAGTGGCTCGGAGGACGTCCCTCCTGGGCTCACCAACAAGGATGAAACTGTGTTCGGAAACATCCAGGACATCTATGAGTTTCACAACAG tattttcctGAAGGAGCTGGAAAACTATGAACAGCTTCCTGAGGATGTTGGACACTGCTTTGTGACCTGG GCTGATAAGTTCCACATGTACGTGACGTACTGCAGGAACAAGCCAGACTCCAGTTTACTGATCCAGCAGCACGGCGTGGGATTCTTTGAG GAGGTTCAGAGGAGACACGGTTTAGCCAACTCCATCTCCTCAGCTCTCATCAAACCGGTTCAGAGGATCACCAAATACCAGCTGCTGCTAAAA GAGTTGTTAGCCTGTTGTGAGGAGGGGAAAGGCGAGATTAAGGAGGGCCTGGACGTCATGCTGAGTGTCCCAAAGAGAGCAAACGATGCTatgcatgttagcatgctggAAG GTCTGGAGGAGGGCCTGGAGGTGCAGGGGGAGCTCCTCTTACAGGACTCCTTCCTCGTTTGGGAGCCCAAGTCTCTGATCAGGAAGGGGCGGGACCGACACCTCTTCCTGTTTGAGCTGTCACTCATCTTCAGCAAGGAGATCAAAGATTCATCCGGACGGACCAAATACCTCTACAAGAGCAGACTGAGG ACCTCAGAGCTCGGCGTCACAGAGCACATCGAGGGGGATCCCTGCAAGTTTGCTCTGTGGGTTGGACGAACGCCGACATCAGATAATAAAACAGTCCTGAAG GCATCGTCTCTGGAGCTTAAACAGGAGTGGGTCCGCAGCATTCGGCAGGTGATTCAGGAGAGGCGGGGCCATCTGCGGGGGGCGCTGAGGGAGCCCATACCCCTCCCCAAGACGCCAAACCCCACCCTGGGTCGTCAGCGTAGCATCAGTCGCAG gGACACGAGTGAAGACGCCGACAGCCTGGGCGACGCCAGCAGTCAGCCGGACACCGTCTCCATCGCCTCCAGGACGTCCCAGAACACCGCAGACAGCGACAAG CTGTCAGGGGGCTGTGAGCTAGTGGTGGTGCTGCTGGACTTCTGCTCCGGGGGGCCCGGGGAGCTCAGCGTGCGCTGCGGTCAAACGGTGGAGCTGGTGGAGCGCTCAGTGGAACGGTCCGGGTGGTGTTTGGTCAGAACCACGGATCAGACGCCTCAGCAG GAGGGATTACTGCCGATGAGCGCCCTCTGTctgtcacactcacacagcgCAGCAGACATGGAAGGGCTCGCCCCGGcgtccaccacctcctccaccacctcctcgacgagcaccaccacctcctcctcctgcaactccacctcctccaccatcaccacctcGTCCTCCAACAGCTCCAACTCCACCTCCACTCTGAGCGCCGCGAAGG ATTCTAACTTGTACGGCTCTGACGGTTCAGGGCTCCAGACCCAGACCAGCCAAA GTGCCACCTCCCCAACAGTGTTTGGAGTAAGTGGGGCTCCAGGGGGCACTGTCGGCTCTCCGGGGCCAAAAAGAGGCGTCTCTGCGACAGGAAACACCTTAAAG CGCTGGCTCACCAGTCCGGTCCGAAGGCTGAGTCAAGGAAAGGCAGACGGACAGAAGAAGCCTCCAATCAGGACCAGGAGACGAGAAAACAGGTCGGAGATGGCCACACCCATAACTGGGAACGCACAgatg aagGCCAGAAAGGAGGAGGCGGCACAGagtggaggggaggaggagccTGAGGAAGAAAGCCACACCCCCTTACCGCCTCCCATGCAGATCATCAAAGACCCGAACAACCCTGAG GCCATGGACTCAGATCAAGGTTCCAACGAGTCGGACACcgaacagagaaataaagcccTGAGAGGACGAAT GTTTGTGGTCAATGAGATGATCCAGTCAGAGAAGGACTATGTGAAGGACCTGGGCGTGATAGTAGAG ggCTTCATGTCCAGGTTGGAGGTCAGAGGGATTCCAGAAGACATGAGAGGGAAAGATAAGATCGTCTTTGGCAACATCCAGCAGATCTACGACTGGCACCGCga CTTCTTCCTGGTGGAGTTGGAACGTTGTGTTCAGAATCACGACCTGCTGGCCGACCTCTTCATCAGACAC GAGCGTCGTCTCCACATGTATGTGGTTTACTGTCAGAACAAGCCAAGGTCAGAGTTCATCGTCATCGAGTACGAGAACTTCTTCGAG GAGATCCAGCACGAGATCAGCTGCCGAATGTCGATCAGCGATTATCTGATCAAGCCCATCCAGAGGATCACCAAAtaccagctgctgctgaag GATTTTCTCAAATATACATCCAAAGCAGGGCTGGACTGTGAGGAGATCGAG AAAGCAGTGGAGCTGATGTCTTTGGTACCGAAGCGCTGCAACGACATGATGAACCTGGGACGCCTGCAGGGTTACGAG GGGAAGCTGATGTCTCAGGGGAAGCTCCTGCAGCAGGAGACCTTCTGCGTTTGGGAGCAGGATGGAGGGGTTCTGTCCCGCAGTAAAGAGCGACGAGTTTTCCTGTTCGAACAGATCATCATTTTCAGCGAGCTGCTACGCAAAGGCTCAAACAACCCGGGGTACCAGTTCAAGAACAGCATCAAG GTGACCTACCTCGCGATGCAGGACAGCGTGGATGGAGACCCCTGTAAGTTTGTGCTGTGGTCCCGTGGCTCGGCAGAGCGCTTCACCCTGCAGGCGTCCTCCACCAGCATCAAGATGACCTGGGTGGAGACCATCGCCACCCTGCTGGACGCCCAGAACAACTTTGTGTCAG